Proteins co-encoded in one Verrucomicrobiota bacterium genomic window:
- a CDS encoding lysophospholipase, which produces MISDCETGEIKGSGSAALFFRRWKAAAPVGQVLVIHGLGESTGRYLHVGRCFQQAGFNVFAVDLRGHGRSSGQRGAFARYEDLASDVETALAGLEVKATIIFAHSFGAQLAFWTLARSPYRPLGLIASAPWLELTSPPGPSLRRFAQVMRRCWPACPFPTGITGDKVSSDPAFIDALDDKHLLIPFIRVHTYFEAERAAGDLLRHPFCPVPVLVAHGTADPVTSPAVTREFFNRLEAPAKTLKLYPDLRHELHNERARETVLRDYVAWMRELVSSGG; this is translated from the coding sequence ATGATCTCCGATTGCGAGACCGGCGAAATCAAGGGAAGCGGGTCAGCCGCTCTCTTTTTCCGGCGCTGGAAGGCGGCTGCCCCCGTAGGGCAGGTCCTCGTGATTCATGGCCTGGGTGAAAGCACGGGCCGCTATCTCCACGTCGGACGATGCTTCCAGCAGGCCGGTTTTAACGTTTTTGCCGTAGACCTGCGCGGGCACGGGCGCAGCAGCGGGCAACGGGGCGCCTTTGCCCGTTATGAGGACCTGGCCAGCGACGTCGAGACTGCCCTGGCCGGCCTTGAGGTCAAAGCGACCATCATCTTCGCCCACAGTTTCGGCGCCCAACTAGCGTTCTGGACGCTTGCCCGCAGCCCATATCGTCCCTTAGGCCTGATTGCGAGTGCTCCCTGGCTGGAGCTTACCTCTCCACCCGGGCCCTCGCTGCGACGCTTTGCCCAGGTGATGCGCCGGTGCTGGCCGGCCTGCCCATTTCCGACCGGGATCACCGGCGACAAGGTCTCATCGGACCCGGCTTTTATCGACGCACTCGACGATAAGCACCTGCTCATCCCGTTCATCCGCGTCCATACCTATTTCGAAGCCGAGCGCGCCGCCGGTGACCTGTTACGGCACCCATTCTGCCCGGTACCCGTCCTGGTCGCTCACGGTACGGCTGACCCGGTAACGTCGCCGGCGGTGACCCGGGAGTTCTTTAACCGGCTGGAGGCGCCCGCCAAGACCTTGAAACTGTACCCGGACCTGCGTCACGAGCTCCACAACGAGCGCGCGCGGGAAACCGTCTTGCGCGACTACGTGGCCTGGATGCGGGAGTTGGTGTCGAGCGGGGGCTGA
- a CDS encoding NAD(P)-dependent oxidoreductase — protein MSLPAIGFVGVGRMGANMARRLRDVGYPIVAVHDAQRETAESVASELEAGAAERVSEVSRLAEVIFTVVTDDAAMRSIYFGPDNLFEHARGKFFVNCATISPAVHIEVEQAGAERGAHVLEAPMASSIPQAREGKLYMMLAGDQTAYRWVEPILEQLTCARHFIGKPGSAAALKALVNMVMNINTAGLAEGLGLAEALGLDLALVNDVFSQTGANSRVLETDGQDMIDREHSVFFSAAHAAKDSGIALSLAQQHGLQLPLLDASKRQFDRMVQIGLGGIDKSGISELTFLSRRAKD, from the coding sequence ATGAGTTTACCCGCAATTGGATTTGTTGGCGTCGGACGCATGGGCGCAAATATGGCGCGGCGCTTGCGAGATGTGGGCTATCCGATCGTCGCAGTGCACGATGCGCAACGGGAAACGGCAGAGAGCGTTGCATCGGAGCTTGAGGCCGGGGCGGCCGAACGCGTTTCTGAGGTCAGCCGGTTGGCCGAGGTCATTTTCACCGTTGTGACCGATGACGCTGCGATGCGTTCGATCTACTTTGGACCGGACAATCTGTTTGAGCATGCGCGCGGCAAATTTTTCGTGAACTGCGCAACGATCAGTCCGGCCGTCCACATTGAAGTCGAACAGGCCGGCGCGGAACGCGGCGCTCACGTCCTGGAAGCCCCCATGGCTTCCAGCATTCCACAGGCACGTGAAGGCAAGCTGTACATGATGCTGGCCGGCGACCAGACGGCTTACCGGTGGGTGGAACCGATCCTTGAACAGCTGACCTGCGCCCGCCATTTCATCGGTAAACCGGGCAGTGCGGCCGCGCTGAAGGCATTGGTTAACATGGTCATGAACATCAACACCGCCGGCCTGGCGGAGGGGTTGGGTCTGGCCGAAGCGCTCGGGTTGGACCTGGCGCTCGTGAACGACGTGTTTTCGCAAACGGGCGCCAATTCCCGCGTCCTTGAGACCGACGGCCAGGACATGATCGACCGGGAGCACTCCGTTTTTTTCTCGGCGGCGCACGCCGCGAAAGACAGCGGGATTGCGCTCAGCCTGGCCCAGCAGCACGGCCTGCAACTGCCGCTGTTGGACGCTTCCAAACGGCAGTTTGACCGGATGGTGCAAATCGGCTTGGGCGGCATCGACAAATCCGGGATTTCGGAGCTCACGTTTCTATCCCGCCGGGCCAAGGACTGA
- a CDS encoding glutathione-dependent formaldehyde dehydrogenase — translation MKAICWQGINKVGLENAPDPKILNPHDAIVKVLATTICGSDLHLYDGFIPFMEKGDIIGHEFMGEIVETGPAVTRLKPGDRVVVGSVIGCGACYYCKRDLWSLCDNTNPNAHLAEKLWGYSPCGIFGYSHLVGGYAGSHAEYIRVPFADLGSRKVPDGITNEQALFVSDAFPTGFMAADLCDIKGGDVVAVWGAGAVGLFAIKSAYLLGAERVIAIDRYAERLTMAARHFGAQTLDYTKVHVRDALRELTGGRGPDACIDAVGMEAHHPGLEGAYDRLKQTLRLETERPHVVREAILACRKGGTVSIIGVYGGLADKIPLGALMNKGLQLRTGQMHAQRYLDRLLQFIERGEVNPAVVITHRLGLHEADKAFNIFKRKQGGCIRVLFEPHGR, via the coding sequence ATGAAAGCAATCTGCTGGCAAGGCATTAATAAAGTGGGGCTGGAGAATGCTCCTGACCCGAAAATCCTGAACCCGCACGACGCCATCGTGAAGGTGCTCGCGACGACCATCTGCGGGTCGGACCTGCATCTTTACGATGGCTTCATTCCCTTCATGGAAAAGGGGGACATTATCGGCCACGAATTCATGGGGGAAATCGTCGAGACCGGGCCCGCGGTCACCCGGCTCAAACCGGGTGACCGGGTCGTGGTCGGATCCGTGATCGGCTGCGGCGCATGTTATTACTGCAAACGTGATCTCTGGTCGCTTTGCGATAACACGAACCCGAATGCGCACCTGGCCGAGAAATTGTGGGGATACTCGCCCTGCGGAATTTTTGGCTACTCGCACCTGGTCGGCGGCTATGCCGGCAGCCATGCCGAATACATCCGGGTGCCATTTGCCGACCTCGGTTCCCGCAAGGTCCCGGACGGTATCACCAACGAGCAGGCACTTTTTGTGTCTGACGCGTTTCCCACCGGCTTTATGGCGGCCGACCTCTGTGACATTAAAGGGGGCGACGTGGTGGCGGTCTGGGGTGCAGGTGCGGTCGGCCTCTTTGCGATCAAAAGCGCTTACCTGCTCGGCGCCGAGCGGGTCATCGCCATCGACCGTTACGCTGAGCGGTTAACCATGGCGGCCCGCCATTTCGGCGCCCAAACCCTCGATTACACCAAAGTGCACGTCCGGGACGCCTTGCGTGAACTGACCGGCGGCCGCGGTCCGGATGCCTGCATCGACGCAGTCGGCATGGAAGCGCACCATCCGGGGCTGGAAGGCGCTTACGACCGCCTGAAACAGACGTTGCGCCTGGAGACTGAACGGCCGCACGTGGTGCGTGAAGCCATCCTTGCCTGCCGAAAGGGGGGCACGGTCTCGATTATCGGCGTTTACGGCGGCTTGGCCGATAAGATCCCGTTGGGCGCGTTGATGAACAAAGGTCTGCAGCTGCGCACCGGTCAGATGCATGCCCAGCGTTACCTGGACCGTTTGCTGCAGTTCATCGAACGAGGCGAGGTCAACCCCGCCGTCGTCATTACCCACCGCCTGGGACTGCATGAAGCCGATAAGGCATTCAACATTTTTAAGCGTAAACAGGGCGGCTGCATCCGGGTGCTCTTTGAGCCACACGGCCGGTAG